CACTCTTGACTTGAATGGATTCAGCAATAATCACGAAATCACATTTTTAAATTACAACACTGAACCATTGAGAATTCAATTAGAAGGAAACTCAATTGTTATCAATGATGAGAAGGTGGTGAGGCTTTGGGGTGATGGTAAGCCAACGCCCAATGCAAGTCAGTCGACCACTCCGAATATCAACTGCCAGGAAAAAGGTGACCCATTTCTTTTCATACCTTCTGAACATATGAAAACACTTAATATTAATGAGTCCAGCGAAGTGAAAGCATTTAAAAGCAAAATATCTGGAGAGACTCAATATACCTCCAACCCTCAAATAGCTTCAAAATTGCATCAAAATTACTCTCAATTTGAATACAATGGAGTAGCATTTTCCACTGCCAGCGAAGATCCAGGCAAACACAAAGATATCTTTAAATTCACCAATAATTCAACGGGGCAATCATTCTACTCGCCCAAATTCAGCAAGAATTTGATGCCAAAATCTGATCTTGAACGCAGTGAATTTCCTGCGTTCAATGCATCAACAAATCCTGCAGATGGTCTTGAAGGTTATCGTCAGATCAGAAATATTCTTCGAGGTACAACACAGTTGGTCAATGAAAATGACTTGATTTTCAATAATATTCAGAGCAATCAGGCTATGGCTGATGACGGGGTCATCTTTTATGCGAAGCCTCTACTTCCGAGAAACAATACGCTATCGAGTGCCGATCAAATTGAAGTTCATGAATACGCCAGAAAGCAGAACAATTCAAGTCACATCAAAACCTCAGCAGAGCCACTAGCAATCAATCAAAATTATGTCGAAATTATTGATACAAATATTGTAAACAACCAGGACAACTTAGCCTTGAATGGCAAGAATAGTGAGCAGAAAATTAACGATATTATTGAACATCTAATGATGGCACACCAACAGCAGCCAAGCTGAACACAAGAACACATCTTTTCGATTGATAGAAATAAGCATTGAGATCATCGCCTTCTAATTGATGTTGGTTCTGGTGATATAGATCTCACGACAACGCTGGTTCCATCCCGCCAAAATAATGTTTAATAACGGCATTTCACATCCATCAGCTTCTGTCTCGCCATAGCTCTACTCAGCCTGAATCCCGCCGCAGGCTGATGCTTGCCTACGGCCTGGGCGACGCCGGCACTGGACTTGCGGCAACCCAGCTGGGCTTCTATCTCTTCCCCTTTTTCATCTGCGCTGCAGGCCTGCCAGCCTTCATCGCCGGCTCCCTGCTCACGGTGAGCAAGGTCTGGGACGCCCTGAATGACCCGTTGATCGGCTGGCTCAGCGATCACACCCGCAGCCGCTGGGGCCCGCGTCTGCCCTGGATGCTGTCTGCAGCCTTACCCCTTGGCATCAGCTTGACGGCGATGTGGTGGGTGCCCCCGGGCGACACCTGGCAGCGCACGACCTACTACGCCGTGATGGCGGTCCTGCTGATGACCGCCTACACCAGCGTCAACCTCCCCTACGCCGCCCTCAGCACCGAACTGACGCCCGACACCGCCATTCGCACCCGCCTCAATGCGGCGCGGTTCACCGGATCGATCCTGGCCGGCCTGAGTGGGCTGATCGTGGCGTCGGTGGTGCTCACCGATGGAGGCGGGGGCTACCTGGCCATGGGCCGAATCACCGGCAGCATCGCCGCCACCACCACGCTGCTCTGCTGCTGGGGCCTGGCCCCCTACGCCAAGCGAGCCCAGCGCCCCGTGCCCAACAACGAAGCGCCGATGCAGCAGCTGAAACGGGTGCTGGCCAACCCCCGCTTTCGCCAAGTGCTGGGGCTGTACCTGCTGCTCTGGTTTGGCCTGCAACTGATGCAGGTGGTGGCCTTGATCTGGCTGGTGCAAGTGGTGCATGTGCCCGCCAGCCTCTCCACCTGGATCCTGCTGCCCTTCCAAATCGCTGCCCTGCTGGGCCTTCAGCTTTGGAGCAACCTCAGCAACCGCATCGGCAGGGTGGCCACCCTGCGCTGGGGAGCGGGGCTGTGGATCGCGGCCTGCCTGCTGTCGATGGTGTTCCCGCCCCTACCGATGGATCCCGGCCTGCCGCACCTGCTGCCCCTGGCAGGCCTGATTGCCCTGGTGGGGGTGGGGGCCGCCACCGCCTATCTGATCCCCTGGTCGCTGCTGCCCGATGCGATCGACGCTGACCCGAGCAAACCGGCCGGGCTTTACACGGCCTGGATGGTGTTCGGCCAGAAGCTGATCATCGGCCTCACCATGTCGGTGTTCGGCAGCCTGCTCTCACTCACGGGCTACATCTCCGCAAAGGGGGGCAACTGCAGTGGGGCGCTGAGTTTCATCGAACAGCCGGATTCAGCCCTGCTGGCGATCCGCCTCTGCATGGGCCTGTTTCCCGCCATCCTTGTGTTCTTCGGACTTGTAGTGATGCGAGGCTGGCCAGACCGTGGAGCCCATCTGCAGAAGGCCGCAGGATGAACACGCCCCGCTCGATCAAACGCCTGGGCTCCAGCCTGATGATCGGAGGCCAGGCCGTGACAGCCACGCTGCGCGGCCGCATCAATCGCGGGGAGCTGGTCGATCAACTGCTGGAAGCTGGACCCGGCAGCGTTCTGATCGTGCTGATCATCTCCGTGGCTGCCGGCTCGGTATTCAACATTCAGGTGGCCGCGGAACTCACCCGACAGGGAGCGGGCTCAACGGTGGGCGGCATCCTGGCGATCGGTCTAGCCCGGGAGATCGCCCCCTTGCTCACCTCCTGCCTGCTGGCCGGCAAGGTGGCCACCGCCTATGCGGCCCAGCTGGGCACGATGAAGGTGACGGAACAGATCGACGCCATCACGATGCTGCGCACTGATCCAGTGGAGTATCTGGTGGTGCCCCGGATGATCGCCATGCTGGTCATGGCACCGGTGCAGTGCTTCTTCTTCTTCCTCATGGCGGTGTGGTCGGGGCAACTGACCAGCACAGCCCTCTACAACATCCCGCCGGCGGTGTTTTGGACTTCGGTGCGCACCTGGATGGACCCACTGGACCTGCCGTTCATGCTGGTGAAGGCCTTGGTTTTCGGGCTGATCATCGCGACAGTGGCCTGCGGCTGGGGATTGACCACCCGCGGTGGCCCGAAGGAAGTGGGCACCAGCACCACCGGGGCAGTAGTGATGATCCTGATCCTGGTGGCTCTAATGGATGTCGTTCTCACCCAGGTGCTGTTCGGAGCATGAGTTCACCCCCCGCCGCCGTCACCCTGAAGCCGGATGTGCGGCTGCCGCTTCTGGTGGTGGGCCTCGGCCTGGCACTGCTGCCGCTACCGCTGACCCCCTGGCCCACCTTGGTGGTGGTGCTGTTCGGCCTATTTCTGCTGATCCAGAGCGCCAGCCTGCGCCTGGAATTCAAGGAAGAGGCTCTGATCGTCTGGCAGAACGGCCGTGAGCTGCGGCGCTTTCCCTACAACCAATGGCTCAGCTGGCGACTGTTCGCCCCCTGGCTGCCGGGGCTGTTCTACTTCCGCGAAACCCAGAGCATTCACTTCCTGCCGATCCTGTTCAGCCCCAAAGAGCTGCGGGAACAACTGGAGCTGCGGGTTGGAGACCTGGAAGTGCCCAAAAAAGACACAACATCACCCCAGCAATAGGGCGATACCGTGTCAATACAGTAAATAAATTTGCACGACATCGTGCTTCAGGCGTCTAATTTCGACGCCATCTTTTTTTCTTGGGTTCCTTCGGCTGGAATGGAGGGATGGAGAGCACGGCAGCTGACGCAATGCCCGACGACACCGACCTAACCCCCCAGGAGCCTGAAACGGAGCAGGCCCCTGCTGAATCCACCGGCGACCCCACCAGCGAAATCAGCGACGAGCCAACCGCCGCAGAGGTCAACCCTGTGGTGGAGCTGGCCCTCAAGGATCTGCAGGGCCGCCGCGATGCCCTGCAGGCCGAGATCACCGCACTCACCTCCCGCAAGGAGCAACTCGAGAGCGAGCTCAAGGCCAACTTCGCCGGCCAGTCGGACGCCATCGCCCGCCGGGTGAAGGGCTTTCAGGAGTACCTGGGCGGCGCCCTGCAAGACCTGGTGCAGAGCGTGGAAAACCTGGAGCTGGTGGTGCAGCCGATGGTGGTGCAGCCCTCCCCTTTGGATCAGGCCGCAGGCAACGCGGCTGCAGCGGCCAGCGCCGATGACGGCACACCGCCTCCCGCGGTGGCGGACACCTTCCGCCCCGACGAAACCCTGATCCGCCAAACCCTGGAGCGGTTCCTCAAGCAACCCGACGTCTACGCCGACCCCTGGACCCTGCGGCGCAGCATCGACGACCGTGACACGGCACTGCTGGAGGACTGGTTCTTCAATCAAGGCGGTCGTGGTGCCCAGCCCAGCCGTGGCACCCGACCGCGCAACATCCTGGTAAGTGCAGCACTGATCGCCGTGATCGGCGAGCTGTACGGCGATCAGTTCCAGTGTCTGGTGCTGGCTGGGGGACCGGAACGGCTCGGGGAATGGCGGCGGGGCCTGCAAGATGCCCTCGGCCTGGGCCGGGAAGACTTCGGCCCCAGCAGTGGCATCGTGCTGTTCGAACGCCCCGAAGCCCTAGTGGAACGGGCCGACCGACTGGAGGAGCGAGGGGAAGTGCCGCTGATCCTTATCGATGCTGCCGAGCGCAGCGTCGACATCCCCGTGCTTCAGTTCCCCCTCTGGCTGGCCTTCGCGGCCGGACCGGCTGAACGCCTCGACGACGACGACCTGCTGTGATCCTCACTGCCCTGCTGCTCCTGGCCATCGGCTATCTGCTGGGAGCCACCCCCAGTGGATATCTCGCCGGCCGCTGGCTCAAGGGGATCGACCTCCGCGACTGCGGCTCCGGCAGCACCGGCGCCACCAACGTGCTGCGCAATGTGGGCAAAGGCCCCGCTCTGGTGGTGTTTTTGCTGGATGTGGGCAAGGGCGCCCTGGCGGTGCTCCTCGCCAAAAGCGTTGGCTTGAACGACTGGGTGCAGGTGCTGGCAGGCCTAGCCGCGTTGGCCGGTCACATCTGGCCGGTGTGGCTGGGCTGGAAAGGCGGCAAGGCGGTGGCCACTGGGTTCGGCATGTTTCTCGGGCTGGCCTGGCCGGTGGGGCTGGCCTGCTTCGGCCTGTTCATGGCGGCGATCAGCCTGAGCCGGATCGTGTCGCTCTCCAGCGTGGTAGCCGCCATCAGCCTGCCGGTGCTGATGATGCTCTCCGGCGAAAGCAGCGCCTATGTGGTGGTGTCGTTGGTAGCGAGCCTGATGGTGCTCTGGCGGCACCGCAGCAACATCGAACGGCTGATCGCCGGCACGGAACCCAAGATCGGCCAGAAACAGAAGACCTGAGGTCTCAACCCAAAAACTCCGGCAGGCCGTAGCTGGGATAGAACTCGTAGGTCCAGGTGCTGTCGCTGTTATCGAATGTTTTGGTGGTGAACAGATCGGAATAAATGCGTTCGTAGTCCACCCCGACGTCGTCTCCAAGACCAATCGCCTCCACCTGCAACTGAAGCGATGGGTCGATTAATTGCTCCGCGAGTTGATCCAGGGTGTTGTTGAGCCGCTTGCGGGTTTTGGGCCACTGGCGCACACCATCGTTATCACGCACATAACGCCAATCCCCCTTGTTGTCGTAGAGAAGACCTGAGGCAGTAATCGCATCACCGCCCAAAGATTGCGGCAAAGGAATGGCCAGACCGTCATCCTTCCCATCGCGGTTGTCCCACCAGGGGCGACGTTCGGGACGACCATCGGTGGTCATCACCACAAAGGTGGTGCTTTCCTCATCAACATCACCACTCCGCAGGCGACGCTTCAGGAGCGTCTCCAGACCATCGAGTGCACCGAGCATCTCCGTGCCTGAATAGAGGTTCGAGGCCTCCGTCCCTTTGCCTTTGAACAGATCCTTGTCGTCGGGGTTTGGCAGATCACGCTCAGTCCAGGTCGTGTTGCCATCAATGCTGTCGCCATAAATCTTGTTCGGCGTCGTGGTGAGCAAAATGCGTTCAGCGATCGCCGATCCCTGCACCGGCGCATGGCCAATGCCTTCCGAGCTGATCAGCGTTTCATCCTCATCCACCACATACCCGAAGCTGATCTGATTCACAATCAGATCACCGGCCTGACGACCGTCGTTGGGGTTGTCGACCAACTCGTATTGGCCCAGGGTCTTCGCCAGAGAGCGGGTGGAGTTGTTCAGGATCGCGTCGGTCGAGACATCACCAAAGCTCTGGAAGGTCGCATCTCCCTTGCGACGGAATCCGTATCCGGCCCGATCGGCTGCTTGCTCAAAGGCATAGAAGGCAATGCGGTTCTGAGCTTCAAGCCGGGAGGTCTCCGATGCAGCCTGGGTGGAGGGATCGCTGCCCAACATCGACGTTGAATTGTCCATCAACAGCAAAAGGCTGGAGTCTGGGAACTGCGGGATGCAGTCTTCCGTGGACAGCAGCGCTGTGGCCTCAGCACTGGAGGGCCCACTCTTGTCATCGATGGTGAGGGTGAGTGCTTCGGTCTCATCGATCACGGCATCAGCGGTGAACGACACATCGATGTTGAGCTCAGACACCCCTTCACCGACCCGAATCACGCCCTGAGAGCGATTCCGGTCGAGATCGGGGGAGACCACGTCTCCATCCGTTGAGCTGTACACGATCTGAATGTCGTAGTCGTCGGCCTCAAAACCAGCTGCGTTGAAGGCATAGCGATAGGAATGACGCCCGGAAGGATCCGGATCCAGCGTCACCTCGTAGCTGAAGTCAGCTTTCACCCCATCGTCACCGGCATCAAAGCTGCAGGAGGTCACCGCCTCCACGTCGACCACGCCAGGTTCACAACGTCCGCTTTCATCGGCAGCCGACACGCTTCCGCTCACTCCTGTGCCAGGAGCCACACCACCGCCTGGATCGGGCTCACCGACAGTGAGGATGAGCGACTCTTCCCCAGTGAGCGCACCATCGGTCAGAACGTTGAATGTCGCCAAGGCTTTCTCAACACCCTCGCCGACAAGAACAGTTCCTGCGCCGGTACTCCCACGTATCACCTCCACATCAACCGCATCACCATTCATGTCGGTGATGGCAAGGGGCTGGATGGAGTAATCGGCCAGCAGTGAGATGTTCTCCACACCCAGCTCGTAGCCATAGAGGGTTGGAGATCCAGGATCAAAGGTCACAGCAAAGGTGAACTCCAGGTTGGTCTCAGCATCTTTATCAACAAGCTCGCAATAGCCGAGGCCATCGACAGCCAACACGGAGGAAGGGCTATCACAATCATTGGTCTCGAGACTGGCTACACCAGTCGCTTTCGACGTGTCGTTGCCTACCTTCAGCTTCAACGCTTCCTCACCAGTGAGGCGATCGTCCGACTGAACTGTGACGGTGATGGAGAAATCATCAACACCAGCCCCTACCGCAATCGTTCCACGAGCTAGGTCTGAGTTGTTGTTGAGCACATCAACCTCAGACGATGGGCTGAGATCGACATCAATGATGGAGTAGCCCTGTGCGGAACCAAAACCAGAAGCCTTGAAGCTGTAGTCGTACAGCTGATGAACACTCGCCGGGAAAAGGTCGACGTCGAACGTGAATGTCGCCTGGTTGCGCTCCAAAAGCCCCTCGCCTTCGCAGGCTGCAGTGCCTGTCACAGATTCAACATCCCCGAGAACTGTTCCACAGTCGTTCTCAGCAAGGACAGCATCCCCTGTGGCTCGACTGTCTTGATTGCTCACCGTCAATTCAAGACCTTCTTCCCCAGTCAGCACATCCGCCGACTTGACAACAATATCCAGCTCAAAATCCTTCACACCTCCTGGAACATTCAACGTCCCGGATTGGCCACCATTAATCGTCGATTCAACGGTGACGCCATTGGTCAATTCAATGTTCTGAACCTTGTAACCAGCCTGATTGAGAGCACCCAGCGCCGCAAAGTCGTATTGATAGGCCTGGCTCAGATCTCCCGAAGGATAAAAACTCACATTGAACGAGAAGACCGCGTCTTTTTTGCTCGGCGTCCCCTCAATTTCACAGGCGGCATCCCCTTCCACCGCAGCAACCTTGCCTAGCGTCGTGGCACATGCCTCCTCATTAAGAACAGCATCCCCTGTGGCTCGACTGTCTTGATTGCTCACCATCAATTCAAGACCTTCTTCCCCAGTCAGCACATCCACCGACTTGACAACAATATCCAGCTCAAAATCTTTTACACCTCCCGGAACATTCAACGTCCCGGATTGACCACCATTCTTCGACGATTCAACGGTGACGCCATTGGTCAATTCAATGTTCTGAACCTTGTAACCGCTTTGATTCAGAACCCCCAGCGCCGCAAAGTCGTATTGATAGACCTGGCTCAGATCTCCCGAAGGATCAAAACTCACATTGAATGAGAAGACCGCGTCTTTTTTGCTCGGCGTCCCCTCAATTTCACAGGCGGCATCTCCTTCCACCGCATCAACCTTGCCTAGCGTCGTGGCACATGCCTCCTCATTAAGAACAGCATCCCCTGAGGCTCGACTGTCTTGATTGCTCACCGTCAATTCAAGACCTTCTTTGCCAGTCAGCACATCCGCCGACTTCACAACAATATCCAGCTCAAAATCCTTCACACCTCCTGGAACATTCAACGTCCCGGATTGGCCACCATTCTCCGACGATTCAACGGTGACGCCATTGGTCAATTCAACCCTCTGAACTTTGTAACCGCTTTGATTCAGAGCCCCCAGCGCCGCAAAGTCATATTGATAGACCTGGATTAGATCTCCCGAAGGATCAAAACTCACATCAAAGGAGAAGAGCACATCTTTCTTACTTGGCGTTCCTTCAATTTCACAGGCAGCATCGCCTTCTACCCGAGCAACATTTCCAATCTTCGGCACTGGAATCTCACAATCGTCTCCATTCAAATCAGCCTCTCCAGTCACTTCAGTGACAGGGATAATCTCAACTTTATCGTTGTATTCATAGACATTTGCAAGAGACAACGTCATCAGCTCAATGCCAGTAAAGTCACTGCTTACCATTTGGAGATCAACATCAAATGAAGCGACATGTCCTTCCACTTCAATAAGTCCCGACGCTTGAACATCGGGATCAACCACAACGACACCCTTTTCAACCTTCTCCCCATTACGATTGAATGCGACAATATCGGCACGCTTAAACTCATAACCTTCAGTCACCCCTCCAGCACTTAATTGATACCGATAAAGCTGAGAATCTTCGGTAACAGACCTGGAGACATCAAACGAAAACTGGGCGGCTTCCTTTTCATCGTTAAATCCAACCTCCAGACACTCAGCCGAACCTTTAATTGCAACAATAGAACCGGGAAAACAATCCTTTGGCGAAGACAACTCAGAAGACGCCGACTTCTCCTCACCAGTCTCCGCCAAAACCAATTGCAAATCAACCTGCTCATCCCCAACAAAAGTCGAACCTTCAGCCGCCCTAATATTTGCAAAAATTGAAAATGTTCCATCATCAACGGCATTCGATTCAGATGACTGAACCTCAATCAATGCAGGATCAACAAAGAAACGAATCTCACCATCATCAGTTCGTTCATCAAATTCTTGGCCATCAGGGCTACCTACATGAATGGATTCAACAAAATAATCATCACTCTCTTCTGAGAGCAAACTCGTAACGTCGAAACCCGCAAAAAAAGGCCCATACGACCCAAAGCCCTCATCATTATCGAGAAAAACTCGATCCCAAATAGCAATATCTTCAAGAGTAATGTTGTATTGAAACTTTGCCATCGTTCCACTCCAATTTTCCTCACAGTGCTCTGTCCCCGCAACATCAAAATCTGGTGGCAGAGGATCGGCAGGCTCGTCTGTTGAGCCGCCTAAATCACGAAAACCAGACCCAATATCAGCATCCCAGCCAGGTGCCTGATACAACGGAGGTGATGCCTGAACAGAATTATCACCAGGGGAAATGTTGTAGTAGACACCCGAATACGACTTGTTATTCGGCTCGTATGTTTGCCCCCAGAGCAAGCTGCTGTCATTACTGAACGTCAGTTGAAGAGCTTTTGTCTCTTGAATGCCAGGTGGATCTACTGGTTCAAGCTCTAAATTGGCCGAAAGCTGCTGATAAACAAATGAATACTTACCGTTCTGATTGTTTTGCTTATCAAGCTTTTTAAGATCCACTCGAAGCCTCACTTCTCCTGAATTATCAGCAGGAGGCACAACTTGATCCAATAGCACACTTAGATTGAGCTTGAAAAAGCGCCCAGACTGTTGTGAGCCGTATAGAATCAGCTCACTCTCATCTCCATATTCTTCTTCGCGTATAGCCAGATCACCATAGCTTCCGTTTTTGTACAAATTATCCAGTTCGTAATTGACTAACTCTTTCGCGAAAGGCCGACCTTGATCGTCGTACTCAAGCTTCAGACGATAAAGGTTTCGATTGCCATCCCCAAAGTACCAGATTGATTCACCATGAAAGACAGCATTTGCTGGGCTATCTTGATTAACCTTATCACCAAATCCACCCTGAATACCATCCGCCCATTCAACCCAATTCCAGCCTTCCTGCGCAGCATGGATATTCCACCAAACAATATTAAACTTACGTTTTGCGCCCATTGATAAAGGCACCTTTCCAGGCGCCGATGCATCATTGGCAGCTTCAATTTTATTTTTAGATGCCGTATTTTTAGCAGTGTAATAAAAGAAGAATAAATCATCTCTCTCTTTGTCAAAGGCGATCCCGTTCGATGCCTTTTGATTCGTTAATTTTGTATCACCCACCAAAGGATCATAGAGCCTTAAAGCCTTCATGAATGGCTGGCCAACACCTTCTAAGTCATTAAATGTAGGGTTGACCTGCCAGACATCATTATCATCATCGACACCGAAAAATGTGTCACCACTCTTGAATGGCAAAGCACTTTGCTTCTTCTTCTTACGGCGACCTAGTTCAAACTCGAGTGGACAGGAATGGAATACATCACACAGAGTGCAAGGTGATTGAAGCCGCAAACCTCGCTTGCTTTGTTGATGGAGCAGAAATCTGACTTCATGCCCCCGACGCCCCAACCAACCTTGGCTGGCATGAACAACAGCACCAGTGAGCTCCTCCAGCAAGGCAATGAAGCCGCCGTCTACTCCCACAGAGCAACTCCATAGGGCGATCTCCTTCAAACCCCAGCTGGCCAAGGCTTGCGCGTTCGCCAGCAATGCGGATCGATCAATCGACTGATCACCCATCCACAACACGCCCGGGGCTCCATGGACCACCAGATGCAGATTGCAAACCTCTTTGCCACTAGCGCGCTGCTCTCGCAAGGCTTCGCTGATCGACTCAAGCGGGCTAAGCGCTGGGTTCAGCGGCAATGCTGGCAGCCTTGAAGCAGCAAGGAGTTGCCTGATCTCCAGACAACTTGCATCACCCAAGATCAGGGCGTTGTCACAACAGCGAGGCCTGCGGCTATCGATCGGCAAGGGGAAAACCAAGCGCTAGCTTCAACCTAGTAATGGCAACTGATTACGGCAGTCGACTGGATTAGCCCGCGAACTCCGGCAGGCCGTAGCTGGTGAGGTACTCGTAGCTCCAGCCACCTTTGCGGTTATCAAAAGTGCGCTCGCCGAAGAGATCGGCGTAGATCGCCGGAAAATCGGCGTCAGTGCCATCCCCCATGCCCATCACCTCCACCTGCACCGCGCTGGCTGAGTTATCAGCCTTGGCTGCGATGCGATCCAGTACAGCGTTGAGCTCACGCTGCATCTTGCGCCAAGGCTTGGTGCCGTTGTTGTCCTTGAGGAATTGATGGTTGCCGTCCTTGTCGTAAATCAGGCCTGATGTGGTGATGGCATCACCACCGAGGCGATCCGGCAGGGGAATCGAAGCGCCGATGATCGAATCAGATCCGGGACCTTCGCGGGTATCCCACCAGGCGCGGCGTTCTGGCCGGCCATCAGTGACCATCGAGATCATGGTGGTGGGCTGGTCGTTGCCATCACTGGCAACCTGATCCTGCAGCAGGTGTTCCAGGCCTGTAAGAGCCCCCAGCATTTCGGTGCCGGAATAGAGGTTGGAGGTCAACCGTCCATCGGCCTGGTAGCGATCATTCGCCGTGGGCTTGGGCAAGTCGCGGGTTTTCCAGAGGCTGTTGCCTTTGATGGAGTTGCCATAGAGCTCATTCGGCGTGCTCACAGCCAAGATCGCCTTGGCTGCCGTTAGAGCCTTCTCTGTATTGCCGGCTTTAAAGCTCACCTTGCCGTAGTCAACGGCGTAGCCATAGCTGATCAGATGCACCTTCATCGGCTGCGGTCGATCAGCCTTATCAGGATCGACGATCACCTCGAAGCCATCGAGGGTCGAGAACAGATCATCAGACGAGATGTTGATCAGGGCGTCCCGGAAGTCTTCACTGCTCAAAACCTTTCCGGTGCCTTCACGGCTGAAGCCATAGCCCGCATTAGCCAGCGCCTGCTGATAGGCATAAAGCGCGACACGCCCCTGGGCTTCCATTCGATTGGCACTGGATGCCTCCTCGGTGGAGGGATCGGGCAACAACATCGAGGTGGAATTGTCCATCAGCAGGTACAAGGCCACCTCGGATGTTTCATCCAAATCCGGAGGGCAATCATCAAAGTTGGCGATCACTGCCTTCGCACTGGGTGAATCCTGCGTCAGGCCTGCAGGGGTAGCGGTGTTATCGAGCGTCAACCTCAGCGCTTCTGTGCCATCCAACTGCCCGGCGGCTTGCACATCCACCTGGATCTTCAAGTCGGAAACAGACGTAAAGCTGTTCGAGGGAATCTCAAATGAACCTTGCTTCGCTGGAACATCCTGCTTTTCATCATTCACATAAAACGCGGTGATTTCATAACCATCGGCCAATGCCTTATTGGAATCAAAGCGATAGGAAAAAACCTGGCCTCGGTTGTTGTATCCCGAATCAAGTTGCACCTCGAAAGCGAATGTTGCTTTATTCATTTCACCATCAGCAATACAGGCTCCCATTGCCTCAACGTTCTGCACCAATCCATCAATTGCGCAGTCATCGAAATTCGCGATCTTCGCTGTTGCACTCTCCGTCTCCGATGGCTTTAACATCGGCTCGTCCGAAATCTTCATCTCCAGCGCTTCATCTCCCTTCAGCTGGCCCTTGGCTTTAATACCTACCTCGACGGTAAATTCATCAGCTGCTTCCGTCAGTTGGCCCTCGGCAATCACAAATGATCCGCTCTTATCATCCTTATTGACTTGTTTCGCCTTCTCGCCATTCACATAAATCCAACTCACCTCATATTCATCTAAATTCTTATTCCCATTGAATTCGTAGTAGTACGTCTGATCCTGTTTATACGATCCAGACAAACGCACCTGATACGCAAACAACGCTTTATTCGCATTCCCATCATCAACACACGCTCCCGTTGCCTCAATCTCAAAATTGTTCGGCACCCCAGGCACGGGATCCGGACAATCCTCCGCTGCAACCGACGCCGTCGCACTATCCATATACCGGCCGCTCTGCACCACCAGCTGCAGCGCTTCTCCTCCACTCACCTTCTCCGTTGCTGTTGCTTCCGCCCACACCTCAACACTCTTCGTTCCTTCTTCCGCTGTGAACGTCCCACTCACATGGCCGTTCCCATCCACACTCGGAGACTCTTCCAGCAGCGCTCCATTCACATAAATCCTTAATTCCTCATAACTTCCA
The Synechococcus sp. PROS-U-1 DNA segment above includes these coding regions:
- a CDS encoding MFS transporter, yielding MLAYGLGDAGTGLAATQLGFYLFPFFICAAGLPAFIAGSLLTVSKVWDALNDPLIGWLSDHTRSRWGPRLPWMLSAALPLGISLTAMWWVPPGDTWQRTTYYAVMAVLLMTAYTSVNLPYAALSTELTPDTAIRTRLNAARFTGSILAGLSGLIVASVVLTDGGGGYLAMGRITGSIAATTTLLCCWGLAPYAKRAQRPVPNNEAPMQQLKRVLANPRFRQVLGLYLLLWFGLQLMQVVALIWLVQVVHVPASLSTWILLPFQIAALLGLQLWSNLSNRIGRVATLRWGAGLWIAACLLSMVFPPLPMDPGLPHLLPLAGLIALVGVGAATAYLIPWSLLPDAIDADPSKPAGLYTAWMVFGQKLIIGLTMSVFGSLLSLTGYISAKGGNCSGALSFIEQPDSALLAIRLCMGLFPAILVFFGLVVMRGWPDRGAHLQKAAG
- a CDS encoding DUF3086 domain-containing protein, producing MESTAADAMPDDTDLTPQEPETEQAPAESTGDPTSEISDEPTAAEVNPVVELALKDLQGRRDALQAEITALTSRKEQLESELKANFAGQSDAIARRVKGFQEYLGGALQDLVQSVENLELVVQPMVVQPSPLDQAAGNAAAAASADDGTPPPAVADTFRPDETLIRQTLERFLKQPDVYADPWTLRRSIDDRDTALLEDWFFNQGGRGAQPSRGTRPRNILVSAALIAVIGELYGDQFQCLVLAGGPERLGEWRRGLQDALGLGREDFGPSSGIVLFERPEALVERADRLEERGEVPLILIDAAERSVDIPVLQFPLWLAFAAGPAERLDDDDLL
- the plsY gene encoding glycerol-3-phosphate 1-O-acyltransferase PlsY codes for the protein MILTALLLLAIGYLLGATPSGYLAGRWLKGIDLRDCGSGSTGATNVLRNVGKGPALVVFLLDVGKGALAVLLAKSVGLNDWVQVLAGLAALAGHIWPVWLGWKGGKAVATGFGMFLGLAWPVGLACFGLFMAAISLSRIVSLSSVVAAISLPVLMMLSGESSAYVVVSLVASLMVLWRHRSNIERLIAGTEPKIGQKQKT
- a CDS encoding ABC transporter permease, which gives rise to MNTPRSIKRLGSSLMIGGQAVTATLRGRINRGELVDQLLEAGPGSVLIVLIISVAAGSVFNIQVAAELTRQGAGSTVGGILAIGLAREIAPLLTSCLLAGKVATAYAAQLGTMKVTEQIDAITMLRTDPVEYLVVPRMIAMLVMAPVQCFFFFLMAVWSGQLTSTALYNIPPAVFWTSVRTWMDPLDLPFMLVKALVFGLIIATVACGWGLTTRGGPKEVGTSTTGAVVMILILVALMDVVLTQVLFGA
- a CDS encoding DUF3119 family protein; amino-acid sequence: MSSPPAAVTLKPDVRLPLLVVGLGLALLPLPLTPWPTLVVVLFGLFLLIQSASLRLEFKEEALIVWQNGRELRRFPYNQWLSWRLFAPWLPGLFYFRETQSIHFLPILFSPKELREQLELRVGDLEVPKKDTTSPQQ